In Pirellulales bacterium, the following proteins share a genomic window:
- a CDS encoding (5-formylfuran-3-yl)methyl phosphate synthase — protein MTRLLVSVRSLDEARLAAAAGVDLIDLKEPRHGPLGRVTPDVALEVSRDLAPDNPLSMALGELADWTPSDRHFCHQIPPGIVYAKIGLARCAGLPDWRSQWQRAIHSFPSHCQPVAVAYADWQTAAAPEPNAVLAEAAGNGCRALLIDTWRKDSGDVFAHLSVTRLGDLIRQAHDGGLLTVLAGSLSLTNVERALSLSPGYLAVRGAVCGGARDDDVCPAKVAEWRMRVVV, from the coding sequence ATGACCCGCTTACTGGTCAGCGTCCGTTCGCTCGACGAGGCCCGTTTGGCCGCGGCGGCGGGCGTCGACTTGATCGACCTGAAGGAACCGCGGCACGGACCGTTGGGCCGCGTGACGCCCGACGTGGCCCTCGAAGTCAGCCGCGATCTGGCGCCGGACAATCCGCTGAGCATGGCCTTGGGCGAACTGGCCGACTGGACGCCGAGCGACCGTCACTTCTGCCACCAGATACCGCCGGGCATCGTCTACGCCAAGATCGGCCTGGCCCGATGTGCCGGCCTGCCCGACTGGCGGTCGCAATGGCAGCGAGCCATTCATTCGTTTCCGTCGCATTGTCAACCGGTCGCGGTGGCGTATGCCGATTGGCAGACCGCCGCCGCGCCCGAACCGAACGCGGTTCTTGCGGAGGCGGCCGGCAATGGCTGCCGTGCCTTGTTGATCGACACCTGGCGCAAAGACTCCGGGGACGTTTTTGCGCATCTCAGTGTCACACGGCTTGGCGATCTTATTCGCCAGGCGCACGACGGCGGCCTGCTGACCGTGTTGGCCGGTTCGCTCAGCCTGACGAACGTCGAGCGGGCGCTATCTCTTTCGCCGGGCTATCTGGCCGTTCGCGGCGCCGTTTGCGGAGGCGCCCGCGACGACGATGTTTGTCCGGCGAAGGTCGCTGAATGGCGAATGCGTGTGGTTGTGTAG
- a CDS encoding Rrf2 family transcriptional regulator — protein MISQTAEYALRAIVYLADQSDAPQTTQQIAEITRVPAGYLAKVMQGLSRAGLVRAQRGLHGGFTLAVPAKKLTVLDVVQAVDPLRRIEHCPLGIEGHQSLCPLHRRLDNAAAMVEKALGASTIAELLAEPKRGKVPKPLCSFVEE, from the coding sequence ATGATTTCACAGACCGCCGAATACGCCCTGCGGGCCATCGTCTACCTGGCCGACCAAAGCGACGCACCGCAGACGACGCAGCAAATCGCCGAGATCACCCGCGTGCCTGCCGGCTACCTGGCCAAGGTCATGCAGGGCCTCAGCCGGGCCGGCCTGGTCCGAGCGCAACGCGGCCTGCACGGCGGCTTTACGCTGGCCGTGCCGGCCAAGAAATTGACCGTGCTCGATGTGGTGCAGGCCGTCGATCCCTTGCGGCGGATCGAGCATTGCCCGTTGGGGATCGAAGGGCATCAATCGCTCTGCCCGCTGCACCGGCGGCTCGACAACGCCGCGGCGATGGTGGAAAAGGCGCTCGGCGCTTCGACGATCGCCGAACTTTTGGCCGAGCCGAAGCGGGGCAAAGTGCCCAAGCCGCTCTGCTCGTTCGTGGAGGAGTAG
- a CDS encoding DUF3365 domain-containing protein: MSHFSARTLAASGLILALSAASVAVLREPAADAADAATAAKNPDVERARREVKMLDDLYKTTIVFITNTYVDSKKDVAAGEIARDLFAAMREKGWHDARLVDATGHPTNDENVPHSSFEKAAIKRILAGESYVDEVATEKGKQYLLAATLVPVVNEKCMTCHPAYKKVGQVIGAVSYKLPIE, translated from the coding sequence ATGTCTCACTTCTCTGCTCGAACTCTTGCCGCCAGCGGTTTGATCCTGGCACTTTCCGCGGCGTCGGTCGCCGTGTTGCGTGAACCCGCCGCGGACGCCGCCGACGCCGCGACCGCCGCAAAAAATCCCGACGTCGAACGGGCACGCCGCGAGGTGAAGATGCTCGATGATCTTTACAAGACGACGATCGTGTTCATCACCAATACCTACGTCGATAGCAAGAAAGACGTCGCGGCCGGCGAGATCGCCCGCGACTTATTTGCCGCCATGCGCGAGAAGGGCTGGCACGATGCCCGGCTGGTTGATGCCACCGGACATCCGACCAACGATGAGAACGTGCCGCACAGCAGCTTCGAGAAGGCGGCGATCAAACGAATCCTCGCCGGCGAAAGCTACGTCGATGAAGTGGCAACCGAAAAAGGGAAACAATATCTGCTGGCGGCCACGCTGGTGCCGGTCGTCAACGAAAAGTGCATGACGTGTCATCCGGCTTACAAGAAGGTCGGGCAGGTGATCGGCGCGGTGAGCTACAAACTGCCGATCGAGTAG
- a CDS encoding Uma2 family endonuclease translates to MSISIRPLPGTSRDPLYPDSDGEPMAETDYHLAAIVYLYTALKQWFRSHDHVYVAADMLLYYEEGNPSAVRGPDVMLAKNVVGKHMRRSFRTWEEGVPPTVIIEVTSKKTRREDEVEKPPVYASIGVKELFPFDPEGEYLRPRLQGFELVAGKYVALPPNDAGQLFSRELGLVLAIEDHLLRLIDPRGKPLPTADELAEQAKQARSEVKKAERETNKAKRDADKAKREAEEAKRQAATLEAELARLRAKLPPDDRKQK, encoded by the coding sequence ATGTCCATTTCCATTCGCCCGCTGCCAGGCACCAGCCGTGACCCGCTCTATCCCGATTCGGACGGGGAACCGATGGCCGAAACCGATTATCACCTTGCCGCGATCGTTTATCTTTACACCGCCTTGAAGCAATGGTTCCGCTCGCACGACCACGTGTATGTCGCCGCGGACATGCTGCTTTATTACGAGGAAGGCAATCCCAGCGCGGTTCGCGGTCCGGATGTGATGTTGGCGAAAAACGTCGTGGGCAAACACATGCGCCGTTCGTTCCGCACTTGGGAAGAAGGCGTTCCGCCGACGGTGATTATCGAAGTGACGTCGAAGAAGACGCGGCGCGAAGACGAGGTCGAAAAACCGCCGGTCTACGCGTCGATCGGAGTGAAGGAGCTGTTCCCGTTCGACCCCGAGGGCGAATACCTTCGGCCGCGGCTGCAGGGCTTCGAGCTCGTGGCCGGAAAGTACGTCGCGCTGCCGCCGAACGACGCCGGGCAACTTTTCAGTCGCGAGCTGGGGCTGGTGCTGGCGATCGAAGACCACCTGTTGCGATTGATCGATCCCAGAGGTAAGCCACTGCCGACGGCCGACGAACTCGCAGAACAAGCCAAGCAAGCGCGAAGCGAGGTCAAAAAAGCCGAGCGCGAAACGAACAAGGCAAAACGAGACGCTGACAAGGCCAAGCGTGAGGCTGAAGAAGCAAAACGCCAAGCCGCCACTCTCGAAGCCGAACTGGCCCGGTTGCGTGCCAAGCTGCCGCCGGATGACCGGAAACAAAAGTAG
- a CDS encoding glycosyltransferase family 39 protein codes for MLKPIPTLFLIALVFVVLRLPVTYRQEGGEDEEFYAVPGWTVATEGVPRVPYVPARDHRSWFYRVDTALFAMPPAYFYWQAPFYRLLPAGYGTARLASAVAGLVAVWLVFELGRQVLGDETVGLWAAALYSLSRTFFFPAVRARPDMLCGMLGLAALLAVGSWQATGRWRRLALAGALLGLGLLTHPFAFAYCLQIAGWVAISASGVKRRLTDLAVLTGSALATFALWTPLIVRWPELFREQFVKNVIDQAGPGLLTRMLLPWESLVYHYHLLLEYAQPLQLGLMATGLVAATWLAVANRRRQARLLVALAWSAVYLLVTVQGPHGAKGYWCYPAALVWLCVAFAVVNLGRWLSAEARRPRLRSIALGGVLAAAMLPGLGLRTWWTHARHWNDVDYNAPRFARELLGDLPPDARLVLDEAFVFDAYLAGRNVALACNNPFYYESAERPYDYLVITRLGRQKGIAASMNGRLLREYGDPHDLFACYAQVYVPAKKPP; via the coding sequence TTGCTGAAACCTATACCGACCTTGTTCCTGATCGCGCTGGTCTTTGTGGTGCTGCGCTTGCCGGTGACGTACCGGCAGGAAGGCGGCGAAGACGAAGAGTTCTATGCCGTGCCGGGCTGGACCGTGGCGACGGAAGGCGTGCCGCGTGTTCCCTACGTGCCGGCGCGCGACCACCGAAGCTGGTTTTACCGGGTCGATACGGCGCTGTTCGCCATGCCGCCGGCTTACTTTTATTGGCAAGCACCGTTCTACCGGCTTTTGCCGGCGGGCTACGGCACGGCGCGGCTGGCGTCGGCCGTCGCCGGACTGGTCGCCGTCTGGCTGGTTTTCGAGCTGGGCCGACAGGTGTTGGGCGACGAAACGGTCGGACTTTGGGCGGCGGCACTCTATTCGCTGTCGCGGACGTTTTTCTTTCCGGCGGTCCGTGCCCGGCCCGACATGCTCTGCGGCATGCTCGGACTGGCGGCCCTGCTGGCCGTTGGGTCTTGGCAGGCAACGGGCCGTTGGCGGCGGCTGGCGTTGGCCGGCGCTCTGCTGGGCCTGGGACTCTTGACGCACCCGTTTGCTTTCGCTTATTGCCTGCAAATCGCGGGTTGGGTGGCCATCTCGGCGAGCGGCGTCAAACGCCGGTTGACGGACCTCGCCGTGCTCACGGGTTCGGCGCTGGCCACGTTTGCCCTGTGGACGCCGCTCATCGTCCGCTGGCCGGAACTGTTCCGCGAGCAGTTTGTCAAGAACGTGATCGACCAGGCGGGTCCGGGCCTGCTGACCCGGATGTTGTTGCCTTGGGAATCGCTGGTCTACCACTACCACCTGCTGCTGGAGTATGCGCAGCCGTTGCAGTTGGGCCTGATGGCGACGGGCCTTGTCGCGGCGACATGGTTGGCGGTGGCGAATCGCCGGCGGCAGGCAAGGCTGCTCGTGGCCCTGGCCTGGTCGGCGGTGTACCTGCTGGTGACGGTGCAGGGACCGCACGGCGCCAAGGGCTACTGGTGTTACCCGGCCGCGCTGGTCTGGTTGTGTGTGGCGTTCGCGGTGGTCAATCTCGGCCGCTGGCTGTCCGCCGAAGCGCGCCGGCCGCGCTTGAGGAGCATCGCCTTGGGCGGAGTGCTGGCGGCGGCGATGTTGCCAGGGCTCGGCCTGCGCACGTGGTGGACGCACGCGCGGCATTGGAACGATGTGGACTACAACGCGCCGCGGTTTGCGCGCGAGTTGCTGGGCGACCTGCCGCCGGATGCCCGATTGGTGCTTGACGAGGCGTTCGTGTTCGACGCTTATCTGGCGGGGCGCAACGTCGCGCTGGCCTGCAACAATCCGTTTTATTATGAGTCGGCGGAGCGGCCGTACGACTATCTCGTCATCACGCGGCTGGGCCGACAGAAAGGGATCGCGGCTTCGATGAACGGTCGCCTGCTGCGGGAATATGGAGATCCTCACGACCTCTTTGCCTGCTATGCGCAGGTGTACGTGCCGGCAAAGAAGCCGCCATAA
- a CDS encoding amidohydrolase family protein, whose protein sequence is MTTHPMFHFVARRFDTGRPARFDIDEGRIVRVQRQAIEGQSAHRLPWVAPGFVDLQVNGYAGQEFSSPKLTPEDVAKIVRQHWAFGVTGLCPTLTTQSFDCLAHGLRAIDFACHTFPDIARSVIGVHLEGPYISSEDGPRGAHPREHCRQPNWDEFQHLQEAAGGRIRILTMSPEFPGAADFIARVSAHQVVAAIGHTAADGEQIQAAVEAGARLSTHLGNGAHGVIRRHPNYVWHQMAEDRLMASLIVDGHHLPGEVVKSIVRAKSPQRCILVSDVSGLAGLPPGRHASSGGDVELLADGRLVVAGQTQLLAGATLPIGVGVANVMRFAGIDLATAVAMASIHPNRLLGRPPGTLRPGDLADLVLFDLDASDQPQFTVRSTIVAGEVVCGEPGGE, encoded by the coding sequence ATGACAACTCACCCCATGTTCCATTTTGTTGCCCGACGCTTCGATACCGGCCGGCCAGCGCGCTTCGATATCGATGAAGGCCGTATCGTCCGCGTCCAGCGTCAAGCCATCGAAGGACAATCGGCCCACAGGCTGCCGTGGGTCGCCCCAGGCTTCGTCGATCTCCAGGTCAACGGTTACGCCGGGCAGGAGTTCAGCTCGCCGAAGCTGACGCCCGAAGACGTCGCCAAGATCGTGCGGCAACACTGGGCCTTCGGCGTGACCGGCCTCTGCCCCACGCTGACGACCCAGAGCTTCGATTGCCTTGCCCACGGCCTGCGGGCGATCGATTTTGCCTGCCATACCTTTCCCGACATCGCCCGCTCCGTTATCGGCGTTCATCTGGAAGGGCCGTATATCTCGAGTGAGGACGGGCCGCGCGGCGCGCATCCGCGCGAGCATTGCCGCCAACCGAATTGGGACGAGTTCCAGCACTTGCAGGAAGCCGCCGGCGGGCGGATCCGCATCCTTACGATGTCGCCGGAGTTTCCGGGCGCGGCCGATTTTATTGCCCGCGTGTCGGCCCATCAGGTGGTGGCGGCGATCGGCCATACGGCGGCCGACGGCGAGCAGATTCAGGCGGCCGTCGAGGCGGGTGCTCGGCTGAGCACGCACCTGGGCAACGGTGCGCATGGCGTCATCCGTCGGCATCCGAACTACGTTTGGCACCAAATGGCCGAAGACCGCTTGATGGCCAGCTTGATTGTCGACGGCCATCACTTGCCCGGCGAGGTGGTGAAGTCGATCGTGCGTGCCAAGTCGCCCCAACGCTGCATCCTGGTGAGCGACGTGTCGGGCCTGGCCGGCCTGCCGCCGGGCCGGCACGCCAGCAGCGGCGGCGACGTCGAGCTACTCGCAGATGGCCGGCTGGTGGTGGCCGGGCAAACGCAGTTGCTCGCCGGTGCCACTCTGCCGATCGGCGTCGGTGTGGCAAACGTGATGCGGTTCGCCGGCATCGATCTGGCGACGGCCGTGGCGATGGCCAGCATTCATCCGAACCGGTTGCTGGGCCGGCCGCCCGGCACTTTGCGTCCCGGCGACTTGGCCGACCTGGTGCTCTTCGATCTCGATGCGTCGGACCAGCCGCAGTTCACGGTCCGTTCCACCATCGTGGCGGGCGAAGTTGTGTGCGGCGAGCCTGGCGGCGAATAA